In Acidianus brierleyi, one genomic interval encodes:
- the cdvB1/B2 gene encoding cell division protein CdvB1/B2 produces the protein MANKVEEFVKGWNGKQEQSLAEKLKGAFKTQQPLRYKLVMAHYKLKSTISRLDVYISKMQERDRTLFERVVEAQMSKDSARASMYANEISEIRKVTKQLIATEIALEQVELRLETVTELGDVFTNLIPVIGVVKELRTSMHGMMPELSLELADVEEGLQEVVIEAGDFTGGNIEQAPSSPEARKILAEASTIAEQRMKENFPELPSFVTSAQKANAPQK, from the coding sequence ATGGCAAATAAGGTAGAAGAATTCGTTAAAGGCTGGAACGGTAAGCAAGAACAAAGTTTGGCTGAGAAACTTAAAGGCGCTTTTAAGACTCAACAGCCATTACGATATAAATTAGTAATGGCGCACTATAAATTAAAGTCTACTATAAGCAGGTTAGACGTCTATATTTCGAAAATGCAGGAAAGAGATAGAACTCTATTCGAGAGAGTAGTTGAAGCTCAAATGTCAAAAGATTCAGCAAGAGCTTCTATGTATGCTAATGAGATATCCGAAATAAGAAAAGTTACAAAACAGCTAATAGCCACAGAAATAGCATTAGAGCAAGTTGAATTAAGACTTGAAACTGTTACAGAGTTAGGAGACGTATTTACAAATCTTATCCCAGTAATAGGTGTAGTTAAGGAATTAAGGACATCCATGCATGGAATGATGCCAGAACTAAGTTTAGAGTTAGCTGATGTAGAAGAAGGATTGCAAGAAGTTGTGATAGAGGCAGGAGACTTTACTGGAGGTAATATAGAACAAGCTCCATCTAGTCCAGAGGCTAGAAAGATCTTGGCTGAAGCATCTACTATAGCAGAGCAGAGAATGAAAGAAAACTTCCCAGAATTGCCTTCTTTCGTTACATCCGCACAGAAGGCTAATGCTCCTCAAAAGTAA
- a CDS encoding aspartate kinase: protein MLIIKIGGSIQKDEKDFNLIIQKIEKYLENTDKAIIVTSALKGVTNQLLYATENREKAVEIVSDVYDKHIKLLSKIAEGPSFEFAFREISKLADELFKIAWSIRVLDEVTPRVKDYILSFGERMSTLVLNAVLNSSRINSEAYPEPPIITDENFGDAKVIEKLSLQESSKILEKKSKVIIVPGFIGKTQTNKYTTLGRGGSDYTATILGKLLDIKEVRLITEVPGIMTADPRNFPNATTIKRLSLEEAIELSQMGAKRLHPRTFEPLLNSNVNVIIEGLYDPGYTIVRGDCDNDKGIKGIAVLDNLKLVTAESTDIVGKIGSAARVMNEAKNSGVNIISISQPASETTIQLIVNSQDSEKLSERLMTLPEIESVTTEDVEAVNVVGCGLKYKEIFKEVMKEISNYEILSISRGLNNVSATFIVKKEEGDKLAKDLHEVVLKWTN, encoded by the coding sequence ATGTTAATAATTAAGATTGGTGGATCAATACAAAAAGACGAGAAAGATTTTAATTTAATTATACAAAAAATAGAGAAATATTTGGAAAACACTGATAAAGCAATTATAGTTACTTCAGCGCTAAAAGGCGTTACAAATCAGTTGCTCTACGCTACAGAAAATAGAGAAAAAGCTGTAGAGATAGTTAGTGACGTTTATGATAAGCATATCAAGTTATTATCAAAAATAGCAGAAGGTCCTTCCTTTGAATTTGCTTTTAGAGAAATTTCAAAATTGGCTGATGAGTTGTTCAAAATTGCATGGTCTATAAGAGTTTTAGACGAAGTTACACCTAGAGTTAAAGATTATATATTATCATTCGGAGAAAGAATGTCGACCCTAGTTTTAAACGCTGTACTGAATTCATCAAGAATAAATTCTGAGGCGTATCCAGAACCTCCTATAATAACGGATGAGAATTTTGGAGATGCTAAAGTAATAGAGAAACTGTCGCTTCAAGAAAGCTCCAAAATTTTAGAAAAAAAATCTAAAGTAATAATTGTTCCAGGATTTATTGGAAAGACTCAGACAAACAAATATACAACACTAGGCCGAGGAGGTAGTGACTATACTGCGACTATTCTGGGAAAACTTCTTGATATTAAGGAGGTACGTCTTATTACGGAAGTTCCAGGTATAATGACAGCAGATCCTAGAAATTTTCCTAATGCTACTACAATAAAAAGATTATCACTTGAAGAAGCCATTGAACTTTCGCAAATGGGAGCCAAAAGGTTACATCCAAGAACATTTGAACCATTACTAAATAGTAACGTAAATGTTATAATTGAAGGACTCTACGATCCTGGATATACTATAGTTAGAGGTGATTGTGACAACGATAAGGGAATTAAAGGAATAGCGGTTTTAGACAATTTAAAACTAGTAACAGCCGAAAGTACTGATATTGTAGGAAAAATAGGTTCTGCAGCAAGAGTAATGAATGAGGCTAAAAACTCAGGCGTAAATATAATTTCAATTTCTCAGCCTGCGTCTGAAACTACTATACAGCTAATAGTTAACTCACAAGATTCAGAAAAATTATCAGAAAGACTTATGACATTACCAGAAATAGAAAGCGTAACTACTGAAGACGTAGAAGCAGTAAACGTAGTAGGATGCGGACTTAAATACAAAGAAATATTTAAAGAAGTAATGAAAGAAATCTCAAATTATGAGATTTTATCTATATCTAGAGGTCTAAATAATGTAAGCGCTACATTTATAGTAAAGAAAGAAGAAGGAGATAAGTTAGCCAAAGATTTACACGAGGTAGTTCTCAAATGGACAAACTAA
- the ppsA gene encoding pyruvate, water dikinase: MVEQLLKGDYILDISKLRKDMIELAGGKGANLGELVSFDIRVPPGFVITSKAYYYFISYNSIHEKINEILVQEKDSEVASSKIKEIILSSPIPKDLEEAILSTYDELANKIGKEILVAVRSSATAEDLANASFAGQQDTYLNVRRNELLNKIKEVWASLFNARAIEYRLAKGIDSTKVGIAVIIQKMVNSRSAGVMFTLHPATGDTNYIVIESSWGLGETVVGGKVTPDEIVIEKSTLKIVEKKTSHKNIKIFYDPNENTNKEVTLGKEADEISINDNEAIELAKLALKIEKHYERAMDIEWAIDSDLSFPDNVFIVQARPETFWSSRKPQTTQTTKEIGERKILVKGLAASPGIASGKARVILEVKDAKDFQKGDILVTRMTDPDWVPVMKIASGIVTDEGGITSHAAIVSRELGIPAIVGTKEGTKVIKDGEEITVDATRGVVYEGRIIEEKKEEKATESVQGLSRDTLLSLYPITGTKIYMNLGQPDIVEKYVDLPFDGIGLMRIEFIVSEWVKYHPLYLIKTGKPEEFVNKLADGVAKVASAIYPRPVVVRFSDFKTNEYRGLIGGEEFEPEERNPMLGWRGVSRYISSQYEPAFRLEVKAIRKVREEMGLKNVWVMFPFVRTVPELKKAIKIMEDEGLERGSDFKVWIMAEVPSVIILADEFSKIIDGFSIGSNDLAQLTLGVDRDSEILGRMGYYDERNPAVLRSMRNLIKTAHKYGKTVSICGQAPSVYPEVAEFLVKSGIDSISVNPDTVIYTRRLVASVEQKLILNKSR; this comes from the coding sequence ATTGTCGAACAGCTTCTAAAAGGGGATTATATTCTTGATATTTCAAAACTTAGAAAAGACATGATAGAGCTTGCTGGGGGCAAGGGCGCTAATTTAGGCGAGCTTGTAAGTTTCGACATTCGTGTTCCGCCGGGATTTGTCATTACGTCTAAGGCATATTATTATTTTATTTCGTATAATAGTATTCATGAGAAAATTAACGAGATTTTAGTTCAGGAAAAAGATTCTGAAGTTGCTAGTAGCAAAATAAAAGAAATTATTCTTTCTTCTCCAATCCCTAAAGATCTGGAAGAGGCTATTCTTTCTACATATGACGAATTAGCTAATAAAATTGGAAAAGAAATCCTAGTGGCTGTAAGATCGTCAGCTACTGCAGAAGATCTAGCTAATGCAAGTTTTGCTGGTCAACAAGATACATATCTTAACGTAAGGAGAAATGAGCTTCTTAATAAAATTAAAGAAGTTTGGGCTAGCTTATTTAATGCTAGAGCTATAGAATATAGGCTTGCAAAAGGCATAGATTCAACAAAAGTTGGGATTGCAGTGATAATTCAGAAAATGGTTAATTCTAGATCGGCTGGAGTTATGTTCACTTTGCATCCGGCTACTGGCGACACTAATTATATAGTTATAGAATCTTCTTGGGGATTAGGAGAGACTGTAGTAGGAGGAAAAGTAACTCCAGATGAAATAGTTATTGAAAAATCTACTTTGAAAATAGTGGAAAAGAAAACATCTCATAAAAATATTAAAATTTTCTATGATCCAAATGAAAATACTAATAAAGAAGTAACTTTGGGTAAAGAAGCGGATGAAATTAGTATAAATGATAATGAAGCTATAGAATTGGCCAAACTCGCATTAAAAATAGAAAAACATTATGAAAGAGCAATGGATATAGAATGGGCTATAGATTCTGATTTATCTTTTCCAGATAATGTGTTTATAGTACAAGCAAGGCCAGAAACTTTTTGGAGCTCTAGAAAACCTCAAACTACCCAAACTACTAAAGAGATAGGCGAAAGGAAAATACTAGTTAAAGGACTAGCTGCTAGTCCAGGTATAGCTAGTGGTAAGGCTAGAGTAATATTAGAAGTAAAAGATGCTAAAGATTTTCAAAAAGGCGACATATTAGTAACTAGGATGACTGATCCAGATTGGGTTCCAGTTATGAAAATTGCGTCTGGTATAGTTACTGATGAAGGAGGAATAACTAGTCATGCGGCTATAGTATCTAGAGAACTAGGTATTCCTGCAATAGTAGGTACAAAAGAAGGTACAAAGGTAATAAAAGATGGAGAAGAAATAACTGTAGATGCTACTAGAGGAGTTGTATATGAAGGCAGAATTATAGAAGAAAAGAAAGAGGAGAAGGCAACAGAAAGTGTGCAAGGATTAAGTAGGGATACTTTGCTTAGCCTTTACCCTATAACAGGTACTAAGATATATATGAATCTTGGACAGCCAGATATAGTAGAAAAATATGTTGATTTACCATTTGATGGAATAGGATTAATGAGAATAGAGTTCATAGTCAGTGAATGGGTTAAATATCATCCTCTCTATCTTATTAAAACCGGGAAGCCTGAAGAATTTGTAAATAAATTAGCAGACGGTGTTGCTAAAGTAGCTAGTGCAATTTATCCTAGACCAGTTGTGGTAAGATTTTCTGACTTTAAGACTAATGAGTATAGAGGACTTATAGGTGGTGAAGAGTTCGAGCCAGAAGAGAGAAATCCAATGTTGGGTTGGAGAGGAGTCTCTAGATATATAAGTTCACAATATGAGCCTGCATTTAGATTAGAGGTTAAAGCAATAAGGAAAGTTAGAGAGGAGATGGGGCTAAAGAATGTCTGGGTAATGTTCCCGTTTGTTAGAACTGTTCCAGAGCTTAAGAAGGCAATAAAGATTATGGAAGATGAGGGATTAGAGAGAGGAAGTGATTTTAAAGTGTGGATAATGGCAGAAGTTCCTTCAGTTATAATATTAGCTGATGAGTTCTCTAAGATAATTGATGGATTTAGCATAGGTAGTAATGATTTGGCACAACTTACACTTGGAGTAGATAGAGATTCCGAAATACTTGGAAGAATGGGATATTACGATGAAAGAAATCCAGCTGTTTTAAGATCCATGAGAAACTTAATAAAGACTGCACATAAATATGGTAAGACAGTGTCTATTTGCGGACAAGCTCCAAGTGTTTATCCAGAAGTTGCAGAATTTCTAGTAAAATCAGGAATAGACAGTATAAGTGTAAATCCCGATACTGTTATCTATACCAGAAGATTAGTAGCTAGTGTAGAGCAGAAGTTAATATTAAATAAATCTAGATAA
- a CDS encoding UbiD family decarboxylase produces the protein MAFKDLRDYIKFMESRNKIIHIEDEVDPILEIAEISRRCTYLGLPPLIFDNIKNFKNWKIITNVFGSINNVYDVFGTNNLESITESFLSNLNNLPINFFDKIRSLPDMMQMGKYLPKSKKPDFKDSSITFNEIPALKTWPKDAGRYLTYSIIITKDPSGVNNLSVYRVQILNDKEAIIHWQAFKRGALTAMKYKESGINKIPIAIVNGVDPVIAFTAASPVPPGLDKYLFAGILRGEGVDVHELDNGILVPSHAESVLEGYVDLNDLRLEGPFGDHLGYYTPQDYYPVFKLEKSFTRERPIFHATSVGKPPLEDAWIGKAVERLFLPFLKMIIPDLVDMNLPEYGLFTGIGIFSIKKYYPGQARRVMMALWGNGQLSLLKMIIIVDSDVNIHDVNQVIYAIASTVDPSRDVIVISNALTDSLDHTTLYPPLGSKIGIDATRKFKEELGREWPEELKSDENIVKKISPIIEKIIRKYPPSK, from the coding sequence ATGGCATTCAAAGATCTGAGAGATTATATAAAATTTATGGAGAGCAGGAATAAAATTATACATATTGAAGATGAAGTAGATCCCATTTTAGAAATAGCAGAAATATCAAGAAGATGTACATATCTTGGTCTACCCCCACTAATTTTTGATAATATTAAAAATTTTAAAAATTGGAAGATAATAACAAACGTTTTTGGTTCTATAAATAACGTATATGATGTTTTTGGAACAAACAATTTAGAATCTATAACTGAATCTTTTCTTTCTAATTTAAATAATCTACCAATAAATTTTTTCGATAAAATCAGATCATTACCAGATATGATGCAGATGGGTAAATATTTGCCTAAGTCCAAAAAACCAGATTTTAAAGATTCAAGTATAACATTTAATGAAATTCCAGCCTTAAAGACATGGCCAAAAGACGCAGGCAGATATTTAACATATTCTATAATTATAACTAAAGATCCTTCTGGAGTGAACAATCTAAGTGTATATAGGGTTCAGATACTGAACGATAAAGAGGCTATAATTCACTGGCAGGCTTTTAAACGCGGGGCTTTAACAGCAATGAAATATAAAGAAAGCGGAATAAATAAGATTCCAATAGCGATAGTCAATGGTGTAGATCCAGTAATAGCTTTCACTGCAGCTTCTCCAGTCCCGCCAGGATTAGATAAGTATTTATTTGCTGGAATTTTAAGAGGCGAAGGAGTAGATGTACATGAATTAGACAACGGTATATTAGTTCCGTCTCATGCAGAATCAGTACTAGAAGGATATGTAGATCTTAATGATTTAAGATTGGAAGGACCTTTTGGAGATCATTTAGGTTATTATACTCCACAGGACTATTATCCAGTTTTCAAGCTTGAAAAAAGTTTTACTAGAGAACGTCCAATTTTTCATGCTACCTCTGTAGGTAAACCTCCATTAGAAGATGCGTGGATAGGCAAGGCCGTCGAGAGATTATTCTTACCTTTTCTTAAAATGATAATCCCAGATTTGGTGGATATGAACTTACCAGAATATGGACTTTTTACTGGAATAGGAATATTCTCTATTAAGAAATATTATCCTGGACAGGCTAGAAGAGTAATGATGGCATTATGGGGAAATGGACAACTGAGCTTACTAAAAATGATAATAATTGTTGATTCTGATGTTAATATTCATGATGTAAATCAAGTTATATATGCCATAGCATCTACCGTAGACCCTTCTAGAGACGTTATTGTAATCTCTAACGCTCTTACAGATTCCTTAGATCATACAACACTATATCCACCTTTAGGAAGTAAAATAGGAATAGACGCTACTAGGAAATTTAAGGAGGAGTTAGGTAGAGAATGGCCTGAAGAATTGAAAAGCGATGAGAATATTGTTAAAAAGATTTCTCCTATAATAGAGAAAATTATAAGGAAATATCCTCCCTCAAAGTAA
- a CDS encoding inositol-3-phosphate synthase has protein sequence MIKVAIAGLGNCASMLIQGIYYYRQKGRNYIDGLITPFIGNYSVSDIEIVAGFDISKNKIGKDLSEAIFERPNITPKIIDMEKTGIKVKKGPLLDGVAPHMQNVFNPEDSGREEDVVQELKDSKADILINMLPVGSEKASRAYAKAALDANIAFINAIPVFIASDPTGEFPRLFKEKNLPIAGDDIKGQVGATIFHRSITSLFRMRGVKVEETYQLNVGGNTDFLNMKTEERLYSKRISKTKAVTSTLDDPEEIESEGKIRIGPSDYIPFLGNTKVAYVYVKGYGFAGMPIKVEASLEVDDKSNCAAVLVDVIRAVKLALDRKIGGPLTQVSAFYFKHPPTQAKDDEEAYRWFKDFIM, from the coding sequence ATGATCAAAGTCGCAATAGCTGGTTTAGGAAACTGTGCCTCTATGTTAATTCAAGGTATCTATTATTATAGACAAAAAGGAAGGAATTATATAGACGGTCTTATAACTCCATTTATAGGTAATTATTCTGTAAGTGATATAGAAATAGTAGCTGGTTTTGATATCTCAAAGAATAAAATAGGAAAAGATCTTTCGGAAGCTATTTTTGAAAGACCTAATATAACACCTAAAATTATTGATATGGAAAAAACTGGCATAAAAGTAAAGAAAGGTCCATTACTTGACGGAGTAGCACCACATATGCAAAATGTCTTTAATCCAGAAGATAGCGGAAGGGAAGAAGATGTAGTTCAAGAACTTAAGGATAGTAAAGCAGATATCTTAATAAACATGTTGCCTGTGGGAAGTGAGAAAGCGTCGAGAGCTTACGCTAAAGCCGCATTAGATGCTAATATAGCATTCATAAACGCAATTCCAGTTTTTATAGCAAGCGATCCAACTGGAGAATTTCCTAGGCTATTTAAAGAGAAAAACCTTCCTATAGCAGGAGACGACATTAAAGGCCAAGTAGGTGCTACGATATTTCATAGATCCATAACTTCTTTATTTAGAATGAGAGGAGTTAAAGTAGAAGAGACTTATCAATTAAATGTTGGCGGAAATACTGATTTTCTTAACATGAAAACCGAAGAGAGACTTTATTCTAAAAGAATAAGTAAGACTAAAGCAGTAACAAGCACTTTAGATGACCCAGAAGAAATAGAAAGCGAAGGAAAAATTAGAATAGGCCCTAGTGATTATATACCATTTTTAGGCAATACAAAAGTTGCTTACGTCTACGTAAAAGGATATGGATTTGCTGGAATGCCAATAAAAGTAGAAGCTAGTTTAGAGGTTGATGATAAGTCTAATTGTGCTGCGGTTCTTGTTGATGTCATAAGAGCAGTAAAACTGGCTTTAGATAGAAAAATTGGTGGGCCATTAACTCAAGTATCGGCTTTCTACTTTAAACATCCCCCTACACAAGCGAAAGATGATGAAGAAGCATACAGATGGTTTAAAGACTTCATTATGTGA
- a CDS encoding TrpB-like pyridoxal phosphate-dependent enzyme, giving the protein MVEKEREEILPKYWYNIIPDLPKPLPPPRDPQDADFSRIDLLRKIMPKEVLRQQFTVERFIKIPEEVRDAYLNLGRPTPLLRAKRLEEMLNTPAKIYFKFEGATPTGSHKINTALPQVYFSKEEGITHVVTETGAGQWGTAVALAARMFDISATVFMVKVSYQQKPQRRTIMQLYGSDVYASPTDITDFGKKILSENKDHPGSLGIAMSEAIEYALKNEYKYLVGSVLDVAILHQSIIGQEAMRQMDEIGEEPDILIGCVGGGSNFGGFAFPFLGAKKGEKYIAVGSYEIPKFSKGDYMYDYPDSAGMLPLVKMITLGKDYVPPPIYAGGLRYHGAAPSLSLLIREKMIEWREYSEPEIFEAAKIFMQAQGIVPAPESAHAIKAVIDEALEAKKNNEKKVIVFNLSGHGLLDLPNYELMLNRSQK; this is encoded by the coding sequence ATGGTAGAAAAAGAAAGAGAAGAAATTTTACCAAAATATTGGTATAATATAATTCCAGATCTACCTAAGCCTTTGCCTCCTCCACGAGATCCACAAGATGCAGATTTCTCAAGAATAGATCTGTTAAGAAAAATAATGCCAAAAGAAGTTTTAAGGCAACAATTTACTGTAGAACGTTTTATAAAGATTCCGGAAGAAGTTAGGGACGCATATCTTAATCTAGGTAGACCTACTCCTCTTTTAAGGGCAAAAAGACTAGAAGAAATGCTTAACACGCCTGCAAAAATATACTTTAAATTTGAAGGAGCTACTCCAACGGGTTCACATAAGATAAATACTGCCCTTCCACAAGTGTATTTCTCTAAAGAAGAAGGAATAACTCATGTAGTTACTGAGACTGGTGCTGGTCAATGGGGTACTGCTGTTGCACTTGCAGCGAGAATGTTTGATATATCAGCTACCGTATTTATGGTTAAGGTTAGTTATCAGCAAAAACCGCAAAGAAGAACTATTATGCAATTATATGGTTCAGATGTTTATGCTAGTCCTACAGATATAACAGATTTTGGAAAGAAAATCTTGTCTGAAAACAAAGATCATCCAGGTTCACTAGGTATTGCTATGAGTGAAGCAATAGAGTACGCATTAAAAAACGAATATAAATATCTTGTAGGAAGCGTTCTAGACGTTGCGATATTACATCAGAGTATAATAGGACAAGAAGCTATGAGACAAATGGATGAAATAGGAGAAGAACCAGATATACTTATAGGATGCGTAGGTGGTGGAAGTAATTTTGGTGGATTTGCGTTTCCGTTTTTAGGTGCTAAAAAAGGAGAAAAGTATATTGCAGTTGGTTCATACGAAATTCCAAAATTTAGTAAGGGAGACTATATGTACGATTATCCAGATAGCGCAGGGATGTTGCCATTAGTTAAGATGATAACGTTAGGCAAGGACTACGTTCCACCTCCTATTTATGCTGGAGGATTAAGATATCATGGAGCTGCTCCATCTCTTAGTCTGCTAATAAGAGAAAAAATGATCGAATGGAGAGAATACAGTGAACCTGAAATATTTGAGGCAGCTAAGATTTTCATGCAAGCTCAAGGTATAGTACCAGCTCCAGAATCAGCTCATGCTATAAAGGCAGTGATAGATGAGGCTTTAGAGGCTAAGAAGAATAATGAAAAGAAGGTTATAGTGTTTAACTTAAGTGGTCACGGATTGTTGGATCTTCCTAATTACGAATTAATGCTTAACAGGAGTCAAAAATGA
- the asd gene encoding aspartate-semialdehyde dehydrogenase, with amino-acid sequence MDKLRVSLLGSTGMVGQKMVKLLSKHPYIELTKISASPSKIGKKYSEAVKWVEGGEIPDNVRELKLVSTLPEDHKDVDVVLSALPNELAEDIELKLVREGKIVVSNASPYRMDPEVPLINPEINWEHLELLKSQKSKRNWKGLLIKNPNCTASILSLPLKPLLRDVKMNKILITTLQAVSGAGYNGLSFMSIENNIIPYIKGEEEKIPKEINKMLGIINTDKLIEANLDANVTSIRVPTKVGHMGIINIMTDENKVDEIKKSLKYFKSLPQEKNLPTAPKSPIVVMDQEDRPQPEIDLKSGNGMETYVGRIKYSDGILRMIVLGDNLIRGAAGITILTVEVMKELGYI; translated from the coding sequence ATGGACAAACTAAGAGTTTCTCTACTTGGATCTACAGGAATGGTAGGGCAAAAAATGGTAAAGTTACTTTCAAAGCATCCATATATTGAATTAACTAAGATTAGCGCATCACCGTCAAAAATAGGTAAAAAATATTCTGAAGCTGTAAAATGGGTAGAAGGAGGGGAAATTCCAGATAATGTAAGAGAATTAAAGTTAGTTTCTACATTGCCGGAGGATCATAAAGACGTTGACGTAGTTCTTTCTGCACTACCAAACGAACTAGCTGAAGATATAGAACTTAAGTTAGTCAGAGAAGGCAAAATAGTGGTTTCCAATGCTAGTCCATATAGAATGGATCCAGAAGTTCCATTAATAAATCCAGAAATTAATTGGGAACATTTAGAGTTACTAAAATCACAAAAAAGCAAAAGAAATTGGAAAGGATTATTAATTAAAAATCCAAATTGTACTGCGTCTATATTATCGTTACCTCTGAAGCCACTATTGAGAGATGTAAAAATGAATAAAATACTAATAACAACATTACAAGCAGTAAGCGGTGCAGGATATAATGGACTTTCCTTTATGTCAATAGAAAATAATATAATTCCATATATAAAGGGAGAAGAAGAAAAAATACCTAAAGAAATCAATAAAATGTTAGGAATCATAAATACTGACAAATTAATAGAGGCAAACTTAGATGCCAACGTAACATCTATTCGTGTCCCAACAAAGGTTGGGCATATGGGAATTATAAATATAATGACAGACGAGAACAAAGTAGATGAAATAAAGAAGTCTCTTAAGTATTTTAAATCATTACCACAAGAGAAAAACTTGCCTACTGCACCAAAATCTCCTATAGTGGTAATGGATCAAGAAGATAGACCACAACCAGAGATAGATCTAAAGAGCGGAAATGGAATGGAAACCTATGTGGGAAGAATAAAATACTCAGACGGAATTTTAAGAATGATAGTGTTAGGAGATAATTTGATAAGAGGAGCTGCAGGCATAACAATCCTTACAGTAGAAGTAATGAAGGAGCTAGGATACATTTGA
- a CDS encoding acylphosphatase, which translates to MLKRMYVRIFGIVQGVGFRRYIQINAIRLGIKGYAKNLPDGSVEVVAEGYDESLNKLLDIIRKGPPLSKVENIEYKLEEYKGEFSSFDTY; encoded by the coding sequence ATGTTAAAAAGAATGTATGTAAGAATATTTGGAATAGTACAAGGAGTAGGTTTTAGGAGGTATATTCAGATAAATGCTATAAGATTAGGAATTAAGGGATATGCAAAGAATTTACCAGACGGTAGTGTTGAAGTTGTAGCGGAAGGATATGATGAGTCATTAAACAAACTCCTTGATATAATAAGAAAAGGTCCTCCATTGTCTAAAGTTGAAAACATAGAATATAAACTTGAGGAATATAAGGGTGAGTTTTCATCTTTTGATACATACTAA
- the thrC gene encoding threonine synthase — protein MKCLNCGYETSLDQHNITCPKCGGILEIIIELKNFTFNNLKGRGVWRYKDAIPGNYTKIVSMNEGGTPLIKTKEEGKEIYYKFEGANPTGSFKDRGMTVAVSSALNTNYKVVVAASTGNTAASAAAYAARSGLKIFLVLPKGKVALGKLAQSILYGANIIEVNGSFDVAMNSVLKMYKDLGIVYPLNSFNPWRLEGQKTIAYEIAEEIGVPDSIIVPVGNAGNIYAIWKGFKELMENGSINKIPRMIGIQAEGASPIAKAIAKGSELPVFTNNPETIATAIRIGKPVNWIKAMKAIHNSNGTALCVSDNEIIEAQKELARKEGIGAEPASAAALAGYKKALHEGIINEKEKTVLILTGHALKDPDSMLRINTKIMSLNPEEIEKNVLGEINVNN, from the coding sequence ATGAAATGCCTTAATTGTGGATACGAAACTTCATTAGATCAGCATAATATAACATGTCCAAAATGTGGTGGAATACTAGAGATAATAATTGAATTAAAAAATTTCACGTTCAATAATCTTAAGGGTAGAGGAGTCTGGAGATATAAAGACGCCATACCTGGAAACTATACTAAAATCGTAAGTATGAATGAAGGAGGAACACCACTTATAAAAACAAAAGAAGAAGGTAAAGAGATATACTATAAATTCGAGGGAGCTAACCCAACTGGTAGTTTCAAAGATAGAGGAATGACAGTAGCTGTAAGTTCTGCTTTAAATACGAATTATAAAGTAGTTGTAGCAGCATCTACTGGAAACACGGCGGCATCGGCTGCGGCATATGCTGCACGAAGTGGACTGAAGATCTTTTTAGTTTTACCTAAGGGTAAAGTCGCGTTAGGCAAATTAGCCCAATCAATACTTTATGGAGCTAATATAATTGAAGTAAATGGAAGTTTTGATGTAGCAATGAATTCAGTACTAAAAATGTATAAAGATCTAGGAATAGTATATCCATTAAATTCTTTTAATCCTTGGAGATTAGAAGGGCAAAAAACTATAGCTTACGAGATCGCTGAGGAAATAGGAGTTCCCGATTCAATAATAGTTCCTGTTGGAAATGCAGGAAATATATACGCAATATGGAAAGGATTTAAAGAACTAATGGAAAATGGAAGTATAAATAAAATACCTAGGATGATAGGAATTCAAGCTGAAGGAGCTTCACCTATTGCTAAAGCAATAGCTAAAGGTTCGGAATTACCAGTATTTACTAATAACCCTGAAACTATTGCAACTGCTATAAGAATAGGTAAACCAGTAAACTGGATTAAAGCAATGAAGGCTATACATAACTCTAATGGTACAGCATTATGTGTAAGCGATAATGAGATTATAGAAGCTCAAAAAGAATTAGCAAGAAAAGAAGGAATAGGTGCAGAGCCTGCATCAGCAGCAGCATTAGCTGGATACAAAAAAGCTTTACATGAAGGTATAATTAACGAGAAAGAAAAAACTGTATTAATACTCACTGGACATGCACTAAAAGATCCTGATTCAATGCTAAGAATAAATACAAAAATTATGTCACTAAATCCAGAAGAAATAGAAAAAAATGTTTTAGGTGAAATAAATGTTAATAATTAA